The DNA segment ATGTCCTGTTCGAGCTGCAATGATCCCCTCATAACCTCTCAGGCTCGAGGTCAAGGCAATGATGTTTGCCATCGTGCCGCCGCTGACGAATTCAACTGCCACAGACTCATCGTCCACTTCTTTACGAATGAGTGCTTTCGCCTGAGCCGTATAGATGTCATAGCCGTAGCCGTAATGTCCGCACTTCTCAATGGTTTGAAGTTTTTCCAAAACTGCCTTGTGTCCAATATCGTTATAATCGTTTAAAAAAATGTTCATTTGCCACCACCCCTTGCTTTGTTTACGTACCATTATACCTTATTTCCTTCATAGAGAGAAAGCGATTTCTCCCTTAATGCTAAAGTCTTTCTTTCTTGCTATAATAAACACACTATGATTTACGAGGTGAATGATGAAACAACAACACGGCGCCAATATTTTTGAACTGGCACGACATTACGGCTTTAGTGAGGATCAGATCCTGGATTTTTCTTCCAACATCAACCCCTTGGGGCCCAGCCCTAAAGCCTTGAGTGCACTGAGAGACAACCTTAATCTTTGCACGACCTATCCGGATCCGGAGTACACCGATTTAAAAGCTGCCATTCGAAAGTATAGCCATTACAGCGGCCCCGTTCTGCTCGGCGCAGGGACCACCGAACTCTTTCACAGTTACATTCAGGCGCTGCATCCGAAACACGGCGCTATTCTCGAGCCTTGCTACTCGGAATACGCGCGGGAACTCACCATGGCAGGCGCCACGGTACACCGGTACTTTTTACACGAAGAGGAACACTATGCCCTCAACATGGATGACTTTCTCACCTTTGTAACGCAGGAATCCATCGACACCGTCATCTTTGCCAATCCTAATAACCCCACAGGTACACTGGTAAGTCCTACAGCTCTGGAAGCCCTCCTGCAAACCGGCTGTCACGTCCTGATTGATGAAACCTACATTGAATTCACCGATGTCAACACCACTTCAGCCATCCCTCTGTTGGCTCGCTACGACAACCTCTTTATTACCCGCTCCACCTCCAAGTTTTTTGCGACACCGGGCATTCGTCTGGGTTACGGTCTGACGGCAAACACTGAACTATATCATGCTCTGGATAGTGCGACCATGCTGTGGAATATCAACATCTATGCCGCTTTTTTAGCGACCCATATGTTCGCTGACACCGCTTATCACGACGCCGTGTATGCACACATAAAAAAAGAGCGCACACTGGCGCTTAAAAATCTTGCCGACATAACACAGCTCACCTGCTATCCCTCGTTCGGCAATTTCATTCTCTGTAAAATCGAAAACGAACGTACCGCCAAAGACCTGCGGGACGCTTTATTACAAAATGCCGTGGTCATTCGAGACTGTGCCGATTTTAAAGGCCTCACGCCTTACCACTTCCGCTTCTGTGTGCTACATGCAGAGCAAAATGCAGCCCTTATCCGTCACATATCCGCTTTTTTTAAA comes from the Peptoniphilus equinus genome and includes:
- a CDS encoding pyridoxal phosphate-dependent aminotransferase, translated to MMKQQHGANIFELARHYGFSEDQILDFSSNINPLGPSPKALSALRDNLNLCTTYPDPEYTDLKAAIRKYSHYSGPVLLGAGTTELFHSYIQALHPKHGAILEPCYSEYARELTMAGATVHRYFLHEEEHYALNMDDFLTFVTQESIDTVIFANPNNPTGTLVSPTALEALLQTGCHVLIDETYIEFTDVNTTSAIPLLARYDNLFITRSTSKFFATPGIRLGYGLTANTELYHALDSATMLWNINIYAAFLATHMFADTAYHDAVYAHIKKERTLALKNLADITQLTCYPSFGNFILCKIENERTAKDLRDALLQNAVVIRDCADFKGLTPYHFRFCVLHAEQNAALIRHISAFFKNSISIL